From a single Lolium rigidum isolate FL_2022 chromosome 7, APGP_CSIRO_Lrig_0.1, whole genome shotgun sequence genomic region:
- the LOC124669544 gene encoding dirigent protein 22-like, whose amino-acid sequence MAATAALIALIVLAGTTSHSEAASSAAGEKTTHIKLYWHDVVSGPSPTVVQVAHAASTNASKTGFGGVVVIDDPLTEGPALTSSRLLGRAQGTYISAGKDDVSLFMSMNFVFTAGRYNGSTVAIMGRNAVFSAVREMAVVGGTGVFRWARGYAQARTHTFDLKTGDATVEYNVFIKH is encoded by the coding sequence atggccgccaccgccgcgctcATCGCCCTAATCGTCCTCGCCGGCACCACCTCCCACTCCGAGGCCGCATCATCGGCTGCAGGCGAGAAAACGACGCACATCAAGCTCTACTGGCACGACGTGGTGAGCGGGCCGAGCCCGACGGTGGTGCAGGTGGCGCACGCGGCGTCGACCAACGCCTCCAAGACGGGCTTCGGCGGCGTGGTGGTCATCGACGACCCGCTCACCGAAGGGCCGGCGCTCACCTCCTCCAGGCTCCTCGGGCGCGCGCAGGGCACCTACATCAGCGCCGGCAAGGACGACGTGTCGCTGTTCATGAGCATGAACTTCGTCTTCACCGCCGGCAGGTACAACGGCAGCACCGTCGCCATCATGGGCCGCAACGCCGTCTTCAGCGCCGTGCGGGAGATGGCCGTCGTCGGCGGCACGGGGGTCTTCAGGTGGGCGCGAGGGTACGCGCAAGCCAGGACGCACACCTTCGACTTGAAGACCGGCGACGCCACCGTCGAGTATAACGTATTCATCAAACACTAG